GAAACAAAAATATTCCAGTCATTTGTTGTTCCCCATGGAACTTCAACAGTTCCAGCATGGTTCACACTCCCCGCCACTGAAAATGACTGTCCCTTTCTAAGTATCCTTCCATTTACATCCAATCTATCTTTTGGCGCCATCGTCCCAATACCGACGTCGCCGGTATCATTCACATTCACCACCCCACCACCTAAATTATCCGCAGTAAAGGCATACCCGACACTTACCAACTGATGTCTTGGGATCATCTCCGGGTCATTCTCCACTTTTATCCCTAAAAACCGGCTATCTTCATTAAAGACCGAACCTTGAATAGGAGTGACACTGCCCAGAAGGACGTTGAACAATCCATTAGTAACCTGGACAGTCTGAGTTTCTTGCCAGAGGAGACTCCCTTCAGTCGCGGCATCATAGATAGCGAAGGTAATACTTCTCGTGCCTGTTACAGGCTCACTCTCAGAGCTACCCAATCTTCCCTGATAATTAATCAACTGTGGTACGGCATAACCTAAAGATGCGCCTAATAACAAACAGACTACGGCTAATGTTAATCCTAAAACATCTTTCCTTCTCATTGTCCTCATTGTCCTCATTGTGAAAAACCTCCTTTAAAAATTTCCGGCTAAATTCAACCATTTTTCCCACCAGGGATGAGAGAGGGCTCGTTTTTTCTCTTAACCCCCAGTTTTTGTAGAGCCAGATACTCCAGCTCTTGTTATTTGCCCAAATAAATTTGGGACACGCTACCTCACATCTGTAAGGCTGCCTTACATTATCTCATAGGCATCACCCTCCTTTCTTTTAAATCTTTTTTATTCCGCCTTCTTCTTCCAGGCCAGCAATTTCCACATGTCTTCTGAACTTTCTTTGGTTATTTGCTGAAACCCCAACTCTTCCATTATGGAAAAATAATTAGATTTATTTATAGCATCTAAGTGAAGAGGACATTCCTCGTTTTCTTCCTCTCCCATTTTGATTAATAAAATTCCATCGCCTTTTAAATGTTTAGAAAGAAGCCTTAAGGTATCTATAGGGTTAGGAATATGCTCTAAGACATCAGTACAGAGAATAACATCATAAGTTTCTGACAAAGAAAATTTATCATTTAACTCAACAAACTTTGTAAGTAGTCCTTTCTTTTGATATCTCCACTTAACAAAATTAAAAGTTCTTCCTGGAACATCGGCATTGGTAACTTCAAAACCATGTTTAATCAGTTCTATTCCCAAATGCCCTACCCCACATCCATAATCAAGTACTTTCTTCCCCTGACAATACCTTAGTATCTCAGACAACCATTCCAATCTACTTCCAGGATAGTAACCACATCTTCTCATTAATTGATATATGTATATATCAGTTTTAGAATACCAATCTTTTATTTCTTTATCTGTTTTTGGTAAATTTTCCTCCCAGCTATCGACTGCATTCTTTGCTGACTCTTTTATCTTTTTAGAAACTATTTTAATATTTTCTCCTGTATATTGACTAATTTCTCTTAATGCCTTAAATTTATAATATTGATTAACTATCCAATATTTAAACTTAATTAATAAAAATAATGTTAATTTAAATCTATTCAAATAATTATTAGTTTCTTTCTTCCAAAATTGAGCAATCCATCTTGCCTTGCTAAATAAAGCAATTATCTCTACCCATAAATAAGTGGGACCCCATTCAGTACTATGGTTATAACAAATTACCGTCATATCCAGTCTTAAGTTTCTGATGTATTTCCAGGTTTTTTTTCCTAACCACAAAGGATGGAGTTTCTTTTTATCTGGATAAGAAATTATTTCACATTCTTTAAATTCTTCTTTGAATTTATTAGAAGCTAATAAATAAAGCTTTGCTTTAGGATAAATATTTCTTAATTTACTTATGGCATTTTTTATTTGCGTATTACGTGCTGATTTTATTATAAGAATTGCTTTTACTTTATTAATAGGGATTTTGATATTAGGGCAATTTGGAAGAA
This window of the bacterium genome carries:
- a CDS encoding class I SAM-dependent methyltransferase, translated to MILLPNCPNIKIPINKVKAILIIKSARNTQIKNAISKLRNIYPKAKLYLLASNKFKEEFKECEIISYPDKKKLHPLWLGKKTWKYIRNLRLDMTVICYNHSTEWGPTYLWVEIIALFSKARWIAQFWKKETNNYLNRFKLTLFLLIKFKYWIVNQYYKFKALREISQYTGENIKIVSKKIKESAKNAVDSWEENLPKTDKEIKDWYSKTDIYIYQLMRRCGYYPGSRLEWLSEILRYCQGKKVLDYGCGVGHLGIELIKHGFEVTNADVPGRTFNFVKWRYQKKGLLTKFVELNDKFSLSETYDVILCTDVLEHIPNPIDTLRLLSKHLKGDGILLIKMGEEENEECPLHLDAINKSNYFSIMEELGFQQITKESSEDMWKLLAWKKKAE